The Leptolyngbya ohadii IS1 genome has a segment encoding these proteins:
- a CDS encoding trypsin-like peptidase domain-containing protein: MTSTPIFIHIENDHGIRWGAWILTVLLAAPAAAVLTVKPINDFITAGFTIGRWIGKAGNAVTIPAGTAGLTDVQRSNAQIIIEEGLKLGASQRDLEVAIAAAMQECQLENCDYGDRDSLGLFQQRPSQDWGSEAEIMNPHYAAQAFFKGAGTNPGLLNISDRSSMSLTQAAQAVQRSEFPNKYANHEAVAKEVVAAALANRVPGAVGGKTVPLKGVVVTSAKDASGEPGLDYVVSDGQRGAEFGALAAGEVVEVVADQDWESHLEAGDSRRGYGNLVVVRTRDDQGNEIDMLYGHMDTVLVQHGQQVSIGTIIGIQGRTGSTTGPHVSVDFFAPGTRSANAASLAMRDRIAEILQSNPDALNQQIQSATPPLPQLPLITELGTLAKIELPKDLRLPSFNSVPALQAEANGIPTSFVSVQTPTGLCSGFAVALDRIVTARHCIHDPDSVTVVDQSGQWLKGVMTASAEDAAIVRVEGAQFSPAQLGTTPPPGAALVTWGHPNGVKVIEQSQLTLQTVNGSTFTAQPAGGAKTIGGFSGGQVQDESGRVVGFNSEANPQGVVKIQSIEVVEKLLNLK, encoded by the coding sequence ATGACATCAACCCCAATCTTTATCCATATTGAAAACGATCACGGCATTCGTTGGGGAGCATGGATACTGACCGTACTACTCGCAGCACCAGCCGCCGCAGTTTTGACCGTCAAGCCGATTAACGACTTCATTACCGCAGGATTCACGATTGGGCGGTGGATCGGCAAAGCGGGCAACGCTGTCACTATCCCAGCAGGGACAGCCGGACTAACCGATGTTCAAAGATCAAATGCTCAAATCATTATTGAGGAGGGATTAAAGCTGGGAGCCAGCCAGCGCGACTTAGAAGTGGCGATCGCGGCAGCGATGCAGGAATGTCAGCTTGAGAACTGCGACTACGGTGATCGAGATTCGCTCGGATTATTTCAGCAACGACCTTCCCAGGACTGGGGGAGCGAAGCTGAGATCATGAACCCGCACTATGCAGCCCAAGCATTCTTCAAAGGCGCGGGCACAAATCCCGGCTTGCTCAACATCTCCGATCGCAGCAGTATGAGCCTGACGCAAGCAGCGCAGGCAGTACAGCGATCGGAATTCCCTAACAAGTATGCTAACCATGAGGCGGTTGCTAAGGAGGTTGTAGCCGCAGCCCTGGCGAACCGTGTTCCTGGTGCTGTGGGTGGTAAGACGGTTCCACTTAAAGGGGTTGTTGTCACTTCTGCAAAGGATGCTTCTGGTGAGCCGGGATTAGACTATGTGGTTTCCGACGGGCAGCGTGGTGCAGAATTTGGGGCATTGGCTGCTGGGGAGGTCGTTGAAGTTGTGGCTGATCAGGACTGGGAATCACACCTGGAGGCAGGAGATTCCCGTCGCGGCTACGGCAACTTAGTCGTGGTTCGGACAAGAGACGATCAGGGCAACGAAATTGATATGCTCTATGGCCACATGGATACAGTTCTTGTTCAGCATGGGCAGCAGGTTTCGATCGGCACGATAATCGGAATTCAAGGCAGGACTGGATCGACCACTGGACCGCACGTATCGGTTGATTTCTTTGCTCCCGGAACCCGATCGGCGAATGCCGCATCCCTGGCAATGCGCGATCGAATTGCTGAAATCCTCCAGTCCAATCCCGATGCGCTGAATCAGCAGATTCAATCTGCCACACCTCCCCTGCCCCAGCTTCCTCTAATTACCGAACTGGGGACACTGGCGAAAATTGAATTGCCGAAGGATTTGAGGTTGCCATCCTTCAACTCCGTCCCTGCTCTCCAGGCAGAAGCCAACGGCATCCCTACGTCTTTCGTCTCTGTTCAAACTCCTACCGGATTATGCTCTGGTTTTGCAGTTGCACTCGATCGCATCGTTACAGCCCGTCACTGCATTCATGATCCAGATTCAGTAACAGTGGTTGACCAATCTGGGCAGTGGCTTAAGGGTGTAATGACTGCCAGTGCTGAGGATGCGGCGATCGTGCGGGTAGAGGGGGCACAGTTCTCACCCGCTCAACTGGGAACCACGCCACCGCCCGGAGCTGCCCTGGTTACTTGGGGACATCCTAATGGTGTGAAGGTGATCGAGCAATCTCAACTGACTCTACAGACCGTGAATGGCTCTACTTTTACAGCGCAGCCAGCCGGAGGAGCCAAGACTATCGGTGGTTTTTCTGGAGGTCAGGTACAGGACGAATCTGGGCGTGTCGTCGGGTTCAATTCAGAGGCGAATCCTCAGGGCGTGGTCAAGATTCAGTCCATCGAAGTTGTTGAAAAACTTTTGAATTTGAAATAG
- a CDS encoding type I restriction-modification system subunit M, with the protein MLTGELRSQIDAVWNAFWSGGIANPLEVIEQITYLLFLRRLDSQHTLEENKARTLKRPIERRVFPEGNDDQGRPYDDLRWSRFKHLEAREMFEVVSGRVFPFLRTEFLSSYGEDSTYAHHMKDARFTIPTPALLAKVVDLIDHLPMDDRDTKGDLYEYMLSKIASAGQNGQFRTPRHIIQLMVEMMAPTPKDVICDPASGTCGFLVAAGEYLRSHHPEVLRDAKLKQHFHHGMFHGFDFDGTMLRIGSMNMLLHGVDNPDVVYRDSLAQDHAGEDEKYTLVLANPPFAGSLDYENTAKDLLQIVKTKKTELLFLALFLRLLKPGGRAAVIVPDGVLFGSSKAHKELRKILVEDQKLDAVVKLPGGVFKPYAGVSTAILLFTKTNSGGTEQVWFYEVEADGWSLDDKRQSLLPEEKLGAVPKLELVDEEHAKNNLPDVLARWAQREGSERDRSRTAQSFCVSKAEIAENGYDLSLNRYKEVVHEEVNHVPPQQILTTLEQLETRIQQGMKELREMLG; encoded by the coding sequence ATGCTGACTGGCGAACTTCGATCGCAAATCGACGCTGTTTGGAATGCCTTCTGGTCTGGGGGAATTGCTAACCCGCTAGAGGTCATTGAGCAGATTACCTATTTGCTGTTTCTGCGGCGGCTGGACTCTCAGCATACGCTGGAGGAAAACAAAGCGAGAACCTTAAAACGTCCAATAGAGCGGCGTGTGTTTCCAGAGGGCAACGATGACCAGGGACGACCCTACGACGATTTGCGCTGGTCTCGCTTTAAGCACCTGGAAGCGCGAGAAATGTTCGAGGTGGTGAGTGGGCGGGTGTTTCCGTTTCTGCGGACGGAGTTTCTGAGCAGCTATGGCGAGGATTCGACCTATGCTCACCACATGAAGGATGCCCGCTTCACGATTCCAACCCCAGCGCTGTTGGCGAAGGTGGTGGATCTGATTGACCATCTGCCAATGGACGATCGCGACACGAAGGGCGATCTCTATGAATATATGCTGAGTAAGATTGCCAGTGCTGGACAGAATGGGCAGTTCCGCACGCCGCGCCACATCATTCAACTGATGGTAGAGATGATGGCTCCCACGCCGAAGGATGTAATTTGTGATCCGGCAAGCGGTACTTGTGGTTTTCTGGTGGCGGCTGGGGAGTATCTACGATCGCATCATCCAGAGGTATTGCGGGATGCCAAGCTGAAGCAGCACTTCCATCATGGGATGTTTCACGGCTTTGATTTCGACGGCACAATGCTGCGGATTGGCAGTATGAATATGCTGCTGCATGGCGTGGATAACCCGGATGTGGTTTACCGCGATTCGCTGGCGCAGGATCACGCGGGGGAGGATGAGAAATATACGCTGGTGCTGGCAAATCCGCCGTTTGCGGGATCGCTGGACTACGAGAATACGGCAAAGGATCTGCTTCAGATCGTTAAAACCAAGAAGACGGAACTGCTGTTTCTGGCGTTATTTCTGCGGCTGCTGAAGCCAGGGGGACGGGCGGCGGTGATTGTGCCGGATGGAGTGCTGTTTGGCTCCTCGAAGGCGCACAAGGAACTGCGGAAGATTCTCGTTGAGGATCAAAAGCTGGATGCAGTGGTGAAGCTGCCGGGAGGAGTGTTTAAGCCCTATGCGGGGGTGTCTACGGCAATTCTGCTGTTTACCAAAACGAATTCGGGCGGGACGGAACAGGTCTGGTTTTATGAGGTAGAGGCAGATGGTTGGAGCCTGGACGATAAGCGTCAGTCGTTGCTGCCAGAGGAGAAGTTGGGAGCAGTGCCAAAACTGGAACTGGTGGACGAGGAACACGCCAAGAACAATCTGCCGGATGTGCTGGCACGGTGGGCGCAGCGGGAGGGCAGTGAACGGGATCGATCGCGCACCGCTCAGAGTTTCTGTGTGTCGAAGGCTGAGATTGCCGAGAATGGCTATGATTTGAGCCTGAATCGCTACAAGGAAGTGGTGCATGAAGAGGTGAATCATGTGCCGCCTCAGCAGATTTTAACGACGCTGGAGCAGCTAGAAACCCGGATTCAACAGGGCATGAAGGAACTGCGGGAGATGCTGGGATGA
- a CDS encoding DUF6883 domain-containing protein — translation MKLGEIVSRLIIDRRKLTDYALNPDNPAGANKALIFRLRLGYTRDNYEPLLQQIEIQALEAEALPTKADQHGQRYQLDLEVVGVEGQREIVRTGWIVAPGANFARLVTLYVRKQP, via the coding sequence ATGAAATTGGGCGAGATTGTATCGCGTCTAATCATCGATCGACGTAAGCTTACTGACTATGCTCTGAATCCTGATAATCCAGCGGGTGCAAATAAAGCTTTAATTTTTCGCCTTCGCCTGGGATATACCAGGGATAATTATGAGCCACTGTTGCAGCAGATTGAGATTCAGGCATTGGAGGCTGAAGCGTTACCGACCAAAGCAGACCAGCACGGACAGCGATATCAGTTAGATTTAGAGGTAGTCGGGGTCGAGGGACAGAGGGAGATCGTCCGGACTGGGTGGATTGTTGCACCAGGAGCGAATTTTGCCAGATTAGTGACGCTGTATGTGAGGAAGCAACCATGA
- a CDS encoding DUF4926 domain-containing protein: MTKPELFDVVELLVNLPEQNLQAGAQGAIVEQYADDTYEVEFANADGETLALVSLPVQQFVVVWRAATKTWVPLSEKIEALIAVLPEETRLEVFDFARFVYSRRMR; the protein is encoded by the coding sequence ATGACCAAACCTGAACTATTTGATGTGGTTGAGTTGCTGGTCAATCTGCCAGAGCAAAACTTGCAGGCGGGCGCACAGGGGGCGATCGTTGAGCAGTATGCCGACGACACTTATGAGGTCGAGTTTGCCAATGCAGACGGAGAAACCCTTGCTTTAGTCAGCCTGCCTGTGCAGCAATTCGTGGTCGTTTGGCGAGCCGCGACAAAAACCTGGGTTCCTCTTTCGGAGAAAATTGAGGCTCTGATAGCAGTTTTGCCGGAAGAGACGCGATTGGAAGTGTTTGACTTTGCTCGATTCGTCTACAGCCGCAGAATGAGATGA
- a CDS encoding DUF2283 domain-containing protein, which produces MDKNLIFRYDKVGDILYIDTCPPYADQETEELGDEIIARLNPDSGAIENLEILFFSSRLNSSMSLELPIQAALKLAG; this is translated from the coding sequence ATGGACAAAAACTTAATCTTTCGCTACGACAAGGTTGGAGATATTCTTTACATTGACACTTGCCCTCCGTATGCTGACCAGGAAACTGAGGAATTGGGCGATGAAATTATTGCGCGTCTGAACCCTGATTCCGGAGCGATCGAGAATTTGGAAATTCTTTTCTTCTCAAGCCGCCTGAATTCGAGTATGTCGCTGGAACTGCCGATTCAAGCTGCTCTCAAATTGGCAGGATAA
- a CDS encoding Uma2 family endonuclease, with translation MTIAVSKMTFDEFLSYDDETDSWYELENGELIAMPAESEINRRIAMFLVATFLKLGISFNRLSMKTEVAVSSTRISVRVPDLVVFSEEGVAALEGASRSLVLLDMPPPLLVVEVVSPGQESRDYRYKRSEYAARGIAEYWIVDPIQQKVTVLEWVEGFYEEKAYTGDEPIASPLLGNLDLTTAQVLQGK, from the coding sequence ATGACTATTGCCGTTTCAAAGATGACTTTTGATGAGTTTCTGTCTTATGACGATGAAACGGATAGCTGGTATGAGCTAGAAAATGGGGAACTGATTGCGATGCCTGCTGAGAGTGAAATTAATCGCCGCATTGCAATGTTTTTGGTGGCGACGTTTCTGAAGCTGGGCATTTCATTCAATCGCCTGTCGATGAAGACTGAGGTTGCAGTAAGCAGCACCCGAATATCCGTGCGTGTCCCCGATCTGGTGGTTTTCTCAGAAGAGGGAGTGGCTGCACTAGAAGGAGCCAGTCGATCGCTTGTGTTGCTCGATATGCCACCGCCGCTTTTGGTTGTTGAGGTGGTCAGCCCAGGGCAGGAAAGCCGAGATTATCGCTACAAGCGATCGGAGTATGCAGCACGAGGCATTGCGGAATATTGGATCGTTGACCCCATTCAGCAAAAGGTGACAGTTTTGGAGTGGGTTGAGGGCTTCTATGAGGAAAAAGCCTACACCGGAGATGAGCCGATCGCCTCGCCACTACTGGGTAATCTGGATCTGACAACAGCCCAGGTTTTACAGGGGAAGTAG
- a CDS encoding restriction endonuclease subunit S, giving the protein MKTLSLPISAFCKTGSGTTPSRNKHDRYYDGDIPWVKSGELRESVITKTEETVTREALAETPLKIAPKGAVLVAMYGANVGRLGILGIEATTNQAVCHIIPDQDKADSRYLFHVLRQKLPEFISRSVGGAQPNISQQIIRETEIPLPPIAEQKRIAAILDKAEELRGLRRRALEELDAIVQSIFLDMFGDPVSNLKGWKRTRFSDLLSAIESGRSPNCLDRPAEGAEWGVLKLGAVTWCEYNPLENKALPSNETPDLFLEVKPGDLLFTRKNTFELVAACALVRSTPPRLLLPDLIFRFRTKPDAPINLSFLHQLLINSAKRREIQKLASGSASSMPNISKAKLESVLIEVPPLHLQEDFARRVEAIEQLKAVHRESLAQLDALFASLQHRAFRGEL; this is encoded by the coding sequence ATGAAAACTCTGTCTCTACCTATAAGTGCATTTTGCAAAACAGGCAGTGGAACAACCCCGTCGCGTAATAAGCACGATCGCTACTATGATGGCGATATTCCTTGGGTAAAGTCCGGTGAGCTACGAGAATCAGTTATTACCAAAACTGAGGAGACGGTTACAAGAGAAGCTTTAGCAGAAACACCACTAAAAATTGCTCCTAAAGGAGCCGTCCTTGTTGCGATGTATGGTGCTAATGTGGGGCGACTCGGAATATTAGGTATTGAAGCCACCACAAACCAAGCAGTTTGCCATATTATCCCTGACCAGGACAAAGCTGATTCTAGGTATCTTTTTCATGTACTGCGGCAAAAGCTTCCTGAATTCATCTCACGAAGTGTTGGTGGAGCGCAACCGAATATTAGCCAACAGATAATCCGAGAAACTGAAATTCCCCTACCCCCGATCGCTGAACAAAAACGAATTGCAGCAATTTTGGATAAGGCGGAAGAGCTTAGAGGATTGCGGCGGAGGGCATTGGAGGAATTAGATGCGATCGTCCAATCCATCTTCCTCGATATGTTTGGCGATCCAGTAAGTAATCTAAAGGGTTGGAAACGTACTCGTTTCAGTGACTTGCTTTCTGCTATCGAAAGTGGTCGCAGTCCAAACTGCCTTGATCGACCTGCTGAGGGTGCAGAATGGGGTGTTCTTAAACTGGGAGCAGTAACATGGTGTGAATATAATCCTTTAGAAAATAAAGCTCTGCCTTCAAACGAAACACCGGATTTGTTTCTTGAGGTAAAGCCTGGTGATTTACTGTTTACCCGAAAAAATACGTTTGAGCTTGTCGCTGCTTGTGCTTTGGTTCGTTCAACCCCTCCACGATTGCTTCTGCCAGATCTTATCTTTCGATTCCGAACTAAGCCGGATGCTCCGATAAATTTGTCTTTTCTCCATCAGCTTCTGATTAATTCTGCAAAACGTCGTGAGATTCAAAAGCTTGCAAGTGGCTCTGCTAGCTCAATGCCAAATATTTCAAAGGCAAAATTGGAGTCTGTTTTAATTGAAGTCCCTCCACTTCACCTTCAAGAAGACTTTGCTCGACGGGTTGAGGCGATCGAACAACTGAAAGCGGTTCACCGCGAATCCCTTGCCCAACTCGATGCCCTCTTTGCCTCCCTGCAACACCGCGCCTTTCGGGGAGAGTTGTAG
- a CDS encoding DUF2281 domain-containing protein yields the protein MQSSVNLEEIILENLRQLPPDKQQEVLDFTEFLRQRITPKLPAAKPSLRQIAAMSLQERHQFLAQSVAEMTNDFLTDPELTEFAVLDAEDWETEHD from the coding sequence ATGCAGAGTTCAGTTAACCTTGAAGAGATTATTTTAGAGAACTTGCGACAGCTACCTCCAGACAAACAGCAAGAAGTTCTTGACTTCACTGAATTTCTGCGACAGCGAATCACCCCAAAATTGCCAGCCGCTAAACCCTCTCTGCGGCAAATCGCCGCTATGTCCCTGCAAGAACGTCATCAATTTCTGGCTCAGTCTGTTGCTGAAATGACGAACGACTTCCTGACTGACCCAGAACTTACAGAATTTGCTGTTCTAGATGCTGAAGATTGGGAAACTGAGCATGACTAA
- a CDS encoding type II toxin-antitoxin system PemK/MazF family toxin — protein sequence MTNPKRGENWLVDLNPTRGQEIQKTRPVVVISSDLFSPIPLRIIIPITSWQEKFGDRPFMVRIDATSENGLDRDSAGNVLQVRSLSTERFARKLGQISPEILQELLAGLIICVDYEAAP from the coding sequence ATGACTAATCCCAAACGCGGCGAAAATTGGCTTGTTGACCTCAATCCTACCAGAGGGCAAGAAATTCAAAAAACTCGCCCGGTGGTGGTCATCAGTTCTGATCTTTTCAGTCCCATCCCGCTCAGAATTATTATTCCCATCACCAGTTGGCAGGAAAAATTTGGCGATCGTCCCTTTATGGTGCGAATTGATGCTACCTCAGAAAATGGGCTGGATCGAGATTCGGCTGGAAATGTTTTGCAGGTTCGCAGTCTCTCAACAGAACGATTTGCCAGAAAGCTAGGTCAAATTTCGCCTGAAATACTTCAAGAGCTACTGGCAGGTTTAATCATCTGCGTGGATTATGAAGCAGCACCTTGA
- a CDS encoding XisI protein produces MATEQYRQYIQQLLTERAQRVSKQQNAEEDEVQTLFDTERNHYQLLYVGWRGNRREFGCILHLDIKDGKTWIQHDGTEVGIANQLVELGVPKQDIVLAFHEPDIRPFTEFGTGKITDPNDRGLELV; encoded by the coding sequence ATGGCTACAGAACAATATCGGCAATATATTCAGCAGCTTCTTACAGAGCGTGCCCAGCGTGTCTCAAAACAGCAAAACGCTGAAGAAGATGAGGTGCAAACTCTGTTTGATACCGAAAGAAACCATTACCAGTTACTCTATGTGGGCTGGCGAGGAAATAGACGGGAATTTGGGTGTATTCTGCATTTAGACATTAAAGACGGAAAAACTTGGATTCAACACGACGGAACAGAAGTGGGAATTGCAAATCAACTGGTGGAATTGGGTGTCCCCAAACAAGATATTGTGCTGGCATTTCACGAACCCGATATCCGTCCGTTTACCGAGTTTGGCACGGGTAAAATAACTGACCCAAACGATCGAGGATTGGAACTTGTCTGA
- a CDS encoding DEAD/DEAH box helicase family protein: protein MSIHFEFLKTEWSKVYEAAAKAESLAYPDPRTACFYSRRALELAVEWLFQCDRSLVEPYKKDLSAFLFEPSFKALVGPALHTKLDIIRKNGNYAVHSSRPIRVEDAIATLRELFHFCYWLGRNYGLKPSDKPDSKATFDPNQLPQTSPIPPQTISQLQTLADQLAAKDAQLADLAASNAALDAELQKLRQSIAQAKAENSAQPDTHDYTEAQTRDYFIDLLLKEAGWALDQARDREFPVQGMPNEKGKGFVDYVLWGDNGKPLAVVEAKRTRRDPQVGQQQAKLYADCLEQQFGQRPIIFYTNGYQHWIWDDASYPPRPVQGFFKKVELDLIIQRRTTRRSLLTTEIDSAIVGRYYQTRAIRRISEAFERQNERKALVVMATGAGKTRTVIALCDLLMRCNWVKRVLFLADRVALVNQAANAFKKHLPASSPVNLVTEKNTEGRVYVSTYPTMMGLINEVGEGQRKFGVGHFDLIVIDEAHRSVYQKYRAIFEYFDAFLVGLTATPKDEIDRNTYSLFNLETGVPTDVYSLEEAVRDGFLVPSKSVSVPLRFQREGIRYDDLPEDEKEQWDELDWDEDGNVPDRIEAAAVNQWLFNTDTVDKVLEHLMLRGLKVAGGDRLGKTIIFAKNNDHAKFIYERFNANYPHYKGEFARIITHKTEYAQNLIDSFSQPDKNPHIAISVDMLDTGIDVPEVVNLVFFKLVRSKTKFWQMIGRGTRLRPDLFGPDQHKEFFCLFDFCQNLEYFSQNPETTEGAIGNSLSKRLFTTRLELIGELDKRIVQHGTAADLPGTYGKTTINPAADPSTETEVRQAIVAALQNEVAAMNLDNFIVRPKRQWVETYAQPEVWNQLQSEQISELTDHVAGLPNELPADGEDAKRFDMIMLKLQLARLRPDPQYMRLSYQVREIAAALEERDGVPIVQEQMELIQEIQTDAWWEDVTVPMLERARKRLRSLVRLIEKTRREPLYTNFEDKLGTETEIELSSFGSGTEFDRFRAKARQFLLAHEDHITIHKLRFNQPLTPTDLSELERILLESGIGTPEHLEYAKETSQGLGLFIRSLVGLNREAAKQAFGQFLSGSATSANQIEFINLVIDYLTHHGIMEPALLYESPFTDICPEGPEGVFDSEQVSGLISVLEDIRAAAA from the coding sequence ATGAGCATTCATTTCGAGTTTCTTAAAACTGAATGGTCAAAAGTCTACGAAGCGGCTGCCAAAGCTGAATCCCTCGCCTATCCTGACCCTCGCACCGCCTGTTTCTATAGCCGCCGTGCCCTGGAACTCGCAGTTGAATGGCTATTTCAGTGCGATCGCAGCCTGGTCGAACCCTACAAAAAAGATCTCAGTGCCTTCCTGTTTGAACCCAGCTTCAAAGCATTAGTGGGTCCTGCCCTCCACACTAAACTCGACATTATCCGCAAAAACGGCAATTACGCTGTCCACAGCAGCAGACCCATCCGAGTCGAAGACGCGATCGCCACCCTGCGCGAACTGTTTCACTTCTGCTACTGGCTCGGTCGCAACTACGGGCTAAAACCTTCTGACAAGCCCGATTCCAAAGCCACCTTTGATCCCAACCAGCTTCCTCAAACCTCCCCGATTCCACCCCAGACGATCTCGCAACTGCAAACCCTGGCAGACCAGCTTGCCGCCAAAGATGCCCAACTTGCCGATCTTGCCGCCAGCAATGCCGCTCTCGATGCCGAACTGCAAAAACTCCGTCAGTCGATCGCCCAGGCAAAAGCCGAGAACTCAGCCCAACCCGACACCCACGACTACACCGAGGCACAGACCCGCGACTACTTCATCGACCTTTTGCTAAAAGAAGCAGGCTGGGCACTCGATCAAGCCCGTGACCGAGAATTTCCCGTTCAGGGAATGCCCAATGAGAAAGGCAAAGGCTTTGTCGATTACGTCCTCTGGGGCGACAATGGTAAACCTTTGGCAGTGGTCGAAGCCAAACGTACCCGCCGCGATCCTCAAGTCGGGCAGCAGCAGGCAAAACTCTACGCCGACTGTCTGGAACAGCAGTTTGGTCAGCGACCCATCATCTTCTACACCAACGGCTATCAGCACTGGATCTGGGATGATGCCAGCTATCCACCCCGCCCCGTTCAGGGCTTTTTCAAGAAAGTCGAACTCGATCTGATAATCCAGCGGCGCACCACTCGCCGATCGCTCCTGACCACAGAGATTGATAGCGCGATCGTCGGACGCTACTACCAGACCCGCGCCATCCGTCGCATCAGCGAAGCCTTTGAGCGTCAAAACGAGCGGAAAGCCCTCGTCGTCATGGCAACTGGCGCAGGCAAAACCCGGACGGTGATCGCCCTCTGCGATCTGCTGATGCGCTGCAACTGGGTGAAGCGAGTCCTCTTCCTCGCCGATCGGGTTGCTCTGGTGAATCAAGCAGCCAATGCCTTCAAAAAACACCTGCCTGCTTCTAGTCCCGTCAATCTGGTCACTGAGAAAAACACCGAGGGGCGAGTCTACGTTTCCACCTACCCCACGATGATGGGACTGATTAACGAAGTCGGCGAGGGACAGCGCAAGTTCGGCGTAGGTCACTTCGACCTGATTGTGATCGACGAAGCACACCGATCGGTTTATCAGAAATATCGCGCCATCTTCGAGTATTTCGATGCCTTCCTGGTCGGACTCACCGCCACCCCCAAAGACGAGATCGATCGCAACACCTACAGCCTGTTCAACCTGGAGACGGGCGTACCCACCGACGTTTACAGCCTGGAAGAGGCAGTGAGAGACGGCTTCCTCGTCCCCTCCAAATCAGTCTCCGTGCCGCTCCGCTTCCAGCGCGAGGGTATCCGCTACGATGACCTCCCTGAAGATGAGAAAGAGCAGTGGGACGAACTGGACTGGGACGAAGACGGCAACGTACCCGATCGCATCGAGGCGGCAGCCGTCAACCAGTGGTTATTTAACACCGACACCGTAGACAAGGTACTAGAGCACCTGATGCTGCGGGGTTTGAAAGTTGCCGGGGGCGATCGCCTGGGCAAGACCATCATCTTCGCCAAAAACAACGACCACGCCAAATTCATCTACGAACGATTCAACGCTAACTATCCCCACTACAAAGGCGAGTTTGCCCGCATCATCACCCACAAAACCGAATATGCCCAAAACCTGATCGACAGCTTCTCCCAGCCCGATAAAAATCCCCACATCGCCATCTCCGTCGATATGCTCGACACCGGGATCGATGTCCCAGAAGTCGTCAATCTCGTCTTTTTCAAGCTGGTGCGCTCCAAAACCAAGTTCTGGCAAATGATCGGACGCGGCACAAGACTCCGCCCTGACCTGTTCGGACCCGATCAGCACAAGGAATTCTTCTGCTTGTTCGACTTCTGCCAAAACCTCGAATACTTCAGCCAGAATCCCGAAACCACCGAAGGCGCGATCGGCAACTCCCTCAGCAAACGCCTCTTCACCACCCGCCTGGAATTGATCGGAGAACTCGACAAGCGCATAGTTCAGCACGGAACCGCTGCCGACCTCCCTGGCACTTACGGCAAGACGACGATTAACCCTGCCGCAGACCCCAGCACCGAGACAGAAGTGCGTCAGGCGATCGTCGCTGCTTTGCAAAACGAAGTGGCTGCAATGAATCTGGACAACTTCATCGTTCGCCCCAAACGGCAGTGGGTCGAAACCTACGCCCAGCCAGAAGTGTGGAACCAGTTGCAGTCAGAACAAATTAGCGAATTAACTGATCACGTCGCAGGTTTGCCCAATGAACTCCCTGCTGACGGTGAAGATGCAAAGCGGTTTGACATGATCATGCTGAAGCTACAGCTAGCCAGGCTCCGCCCTGATCCTCAGTACATGCGATTGAGCTATCAAGTCCGCGAAATTGCCGCTGCCCTAGAGGAGCGAGACGGTGTTCCGATCGTCCAGGAGCAAATGGAACTCATCCAGGAGATTCAAACCGATGCCTGGTGGGAAGATGTCACCGTTCCCATGCTGGAGCGTGCCCGCAAGCGACTGCGATCGCTGGTTCGCCTCATTGAGAAAACACGGCGGGAGCCGCTCTACACAAACTTCGAGGACAAACTGGGAACTGAAACCGAAATTGAACTCTCCAGCTTCGGCAGCGGCACCGAGTTCGATCGATTCAGGGCAAAGGCAAGGCAGTTCCTCCTGGCACATGAGGATCACATCACAATTCACAAACTCCGCTTCAACCAACCCCTGACCCCCACCGACCTGAGTGAACTGGAACGCATTCTGCTGGAATCGGGCATCGGTACACCAGAGCATCTCGAATACGCCAAAGAAACCAGCCAGGGCTTAGGGCTATTTATTCGATCGCTGGTAGGGTTAAACCGGGAAGCCGCCAAGCAAGCCTTTGGGCAGTTCCTCTCCGGCTCTGCCACGTCCGCAAACCAGATTGAATTCATCAACCTGGTCATCGACTATTTAACCCACCACGGCATCATGGAGCCTGCCTTGCTCTACGAATCACCCTTCACAGACATCTGCCCAGAAGGACCAGAAGGCGTGTTCGACTCGGAGCAGGTAAGTGGATTAATCTCAGTTCTAGAAGACATTCGTGCAGCCGCAGCTTAA